The segment TGCTCTTTTTGATGGCAGCCAGCTTCTTCACAGCATAGCCAACTTAAGACTGTATCATAACGTTCAAAAAAGTCTTTATTATGAAGCAactataacaaaacaaaaacaaaaaaaacaaagaggggCCATCTTCTGGAAGAAAATGTCTTATTATCTCCACTAGTGAGCAAATAAGTCAACAATGTCTGCTTTGGTGTCCCCATGCATCCACTTGCCAAGTCCACTCCTCAGCCTAATAAAAAGGGCCTTATGAAATGAATCTTGGTGTGAGCTTGCTACAAAGGAGAAGTATGACtttcaattacaaaattctTCTCTTACTAGCTCTATGCATTTGTAATGCTGAATCTGCAGATCCCTTGGGGCAGTTTTGCAATACAGACACTAATATTGGTAGCCAAATATCAGCTAATATTGATCGCTTATTAGCTGAATTGGTTTCCAAAACCCCCTCCAATGGTTTTATTGCTACTTCATATGGTAAAAACCAATATCAAGTTTTTGGCCTGGCTCAATGTAGAGGGGATGTGAGCAGAACAGACTGCTCAAGTTGCATCCAAGATGCAGCAAAGCAAATCCGCCAACGTTGTCCCAACCAAGCCGATGCAAGAATTTGGTATGACTATTGCTTTTTACGTTATAACACTAAAAGCTTCATTGGAGAAATTGATACATATAATGGTATATTATATGGGAATGTGGAAAATGTAACTGATCCTGATACTTTTAACAAAGAACTAGGAACTCTGTTTGATCAGATTAGAGCACAAGCTATTGAGACTAGGAATGAAGGGCTTGGGAAAGGTAAGACCAAGTTGTCAACATTTGTGACACTGTATGCATTGGTGCAATGCACAAGAGACCTGGCTCTGGTAGATTGTGCACAGTGTTTGGCCATTGCTGcgggaaattttgaaaaattttgcaaagaCCGGAAAGGATGCAGAGTTCTATATAGCAGTTGTTATGTTCGATATGAGCTCTATccatttttctttcctcttgATTCAAAGCCAAACGATACTCTGGCTGATACTGTTATGGCCATACTACCATAGTCCTATGCCAAATCAGCCCTTGTTAAGGAAATAAGGATGTTGCAATAACTCCTTGAAAGTTCCATTTGAATAAGTATTGCTATTTGTGACATTTACATGTTTGAATTGAAGCCACAGGCATGAGGGCTTCACGTTAAGTGGCACTTCCTTTTGTTTCCAACGAGCCAAGGtcttttgttaaatatttttatgttctaATTCCAAGTATTTGTGTTTACTTCTTTTCTTAAAAGTGAATGCATCTAAAAAGCCGATTGATTGCAATAAAAAACTCAACCTTACTTGCTGCCTCCATGCACTTGTTAATCAATTCTAGTATTACTCAAATATATTAGATTCTCCAACTATACTAGAAGattctttcttattttgataGATATCCATTCATTAAATATTAAGGTCACCTATTGTCATAGACTCATAATAGACTTCTTTAGTCTTCTCcatctttttttgtattttgtcttGATGCATCTTCTTTTCTTAGGAAAATACTTGGGTACTCTCGGACGCTCTATTTGCTTTAATGGAAAATCTTGTATATAGATAGTTGTCTATGTTTTTCAGTATTTGGTAACATTAGAAAAAATGAATCAAAGGAAAATTATCTTTGGTCAACAtaaaagtatgacttattttttttttttttttaaatttattaaatttttttgggaaaacaactttatttcACAGTAAGCTAAATAAGAGTAGTCAGGAGATtgttttttaactcatttaagattgctaccaaatataggaaaatgatatagatttatagaaaatattttttggaaattgactcattttttagaaaacattatttctgaaacaaacagagcgggAGTATAGTGAAATAATGCTCCATCCTCTCATATTCATGATAGACCATACCATAAATCTAATGAGTGGACTCCACCATGAATATGAGAGGAGAGAACATCATTCACCATGCTTTGAAAATACctaaaaatgactcattttcccTATACTAGAGAAGCCATTCATTTGAAAAGAGCTACAAATGCAATAATATTACTTCCTTCCATGTGATCTTAAATTTCCTCTTTGGGGGTTGTAATTGGTATCAAAGTCTCTTACCTACTTATCTAATGAATAAAAATGTACTACTATGTTTTAGTGTTTGTAAAGTAAGTTTGTAAGTGTGAATTAGTCTATCTACTATCTTTTAGTGTTTGTAAGGTAAGCTTGTATTATATTTGTACatataaatatttcattttttactaAATCTTATATACTGTTGAATATTAATACTGTGTGTTGTTTCATTTTTAATGTACTATACCTAATGTTTACCCATCCCAATAATTACTTGAATTTAGCCTAAAGTTAGGACTTAAGGAGAGCAACTTATAAGTGCTTGATGATTGGAAGTTGAAGGTTGGCAAGCTCTACACTAGAAACTTTGTGCATGCCTCAAGTACTTCTTCCTAGACCTAGTAAACGGGTTGGATCGATTTGGTTCAGGTGAGAGACTGGTTGTAAAACCTATGGCCCTTATGCAGTCTTTTTAGGGTGGGTcaaactcataattttttttttcacatgcaaacaacaataatataaaataaaaatgaaacataataataatatgttttgattttctaaataCAACTAAGAGAACTAATAagcaaaaatgctaaaaaaataaaagttaaacaCATCAATTCTTCAGTTTACATAACCGAAGGTTCATTAAACAGTCTTCAAGCATCGAtcttgttaagaaaaaaaaatctataagtgtctataagaagaaaagaactaataaaagaaaagcaataGAAAAAAGAAGTGGTAAAAGTGTGAAACATTTTTACAAAGAGTTAGATAtcaaaaacaagcaaaaaagcGCAAAATAAATTCTGGGTAAACTTGTGTGACCCGTGGGTGACCTAACCTAACTCATCATTTCAACGGGTTTAGCTTCAAGTTGACACATTTTTCACAGGGCAAAATTATCTCCATCCAtacctatatatttttttacttgacTTCATTTCTGCGGGTTAGCATCAGGTTGACCCGTTTTTTCACGGgtaaaaaaatatctttatcCATACCCATATTTTTCCTTTGAGTTtaaatatgttatcaagttCGGGTCCAATTTTGCTCCATCTATGTCCTAAAGTGTTATCCTAGATAGTCTTATCcccactttatttatttatttatttaattttttgagaaacaaacacgcacacaagggagaggggaAGGAAATAAAACTCACTTGCtttatttcaaatgttttgttttgaagatTGATGCTATTATGGTTTTGAAAGTTtaattagtgtgtaaaacactagtAAATGTTTAGACttccaatttcaaattaaccaacacaagcttatattcaaacaatatatgtgcggaaaatgaaatataaacaATACCCAATTTGGCAAAACTACTTTAAcacataattaatcacaaacacagCATCAATTAATGGTTAAAGAGTAAGGaaagagaaatgcaaacacaaggataacacaggcacgtgttatcgaagaggaaatcgaagaactcggcgaaaaacctctccaccgtcctccaagcggtaaaatgatccactaaaaaataaagttgggatacatgaatagcaatagactctctaagcctaatctacccaatgcatcTAAGCTCTctaagtttcttgctccaacaaggttaagcCTAACCGTGTCTTCTTCAGCTTTCCGATTCCCGCAATAAGCTCCATAttgcatccgccatccttggcatcttccaatgcttcctaagctccaaaaacactttcaacactctaaatgggtgtgtgttgtgtttgggtacaaatatCTTCTCAATGGGTATAACAATGGGaaagggaatgagaagagactacaaagagttctctctaagaatgagtagctctctctctaataaggtggttgtgttgtagaaacctttttttagggtttttctctcaataggCTCCTTGCCATTTCTGTGgataataagggtatatatagtataggtGATGGAAAAATAggtcacacttaaaaatcctcAAACTAGTGTTTTTCGTGGGTCACTGGTGGGTTGACTGAGTCGCAAAAAATAGCTGGCATAGCTATCacatgactcttcaacttccatAGCTGGCACTTGACACTTCAGCTTCTGGCATGTGCTCCTCATGTGACTTTTAGCTATCTTGATCAAACTTCCACCACTTAATACTAAATccattacaaataaatcccacaaaaatacaaggaaataaatttatgcaatttcaacaatttttctCATGGAATAAGCCAAATTAGCCAATactaatcaatatattactaaaagctgaagcgtagcgtttaatgctgctgCGCTCACGTTGAGCCACGTCAACGTCCAcgtcatcatcttttttttttttttttttttttttttttttttttcattttcttataattatttataattttttttatttcatatttacacttctccaacctttcttcttcccttaccttttcatctccccactacttctctaacctttctccttctctcattctctcaccttctcatctccccactactctttacattaatatcattctt is part of the Quercus robur chromosome 9, dhQueRobu3.1, whole genome shotgun sequence genome and harbors:
- the LOC126698800 gene encoding cysteine-rich repeat secretory protein 55-like, giving the protein MTFNYKILLLLALCICNAESADPLGQFCNTDTNIGSQISANIDRLLAELVSKTPSNGFIATSYGKNQYQVFGLAQCRGDVSRTDCSSCIQDAAKQIRQRCPNQADARIWYDYCFLRYNTKSFIGEIDTYNGILYGNVENVTDPDTFNKELGTLFDQIRAQAIETRNEGLGKGKTKLSTFVTLYALVQCTRDLALVDCAQCLAIAAGNFEKFCKDRKGCRVLYSSCYVRYELYPFFFPLDSKPNDTLADTVMAILP